One window of Mauremys reevesii isolate NIE-2019 linkage group 4, ASM1616193v1, whole genome shotgun sequence genomic DNA carries:
- the ZDHHC22 gene encoding palmitoyltransferase ZDHHC22, giving the protein MLVLRVLNVVAPAYFLCISLVTFVLQLFLFIPSMFKDPSTTPLFSPALLHGALFLFLSANALGNYILVIQNSPEDLGKCLNSGGGAEVVADQPDGSRSPCSALPSTHFCRLCARVTQRHDHHCFFTGNCIGSRNMRNFVMFCLYTSLACLDSLVAGVAYISAVLSMSFANPLAFLTLLPHSISQFFSGALLSSEMFIILMLYLWLGIGLACAGFCSHQILLILRGQTRYQVRKGMVVRARPWRKNLQDVFGKRWLIGLLIPMLNVGSDYHHRHKDK; this is encoded by the exons ATGCTAGTTCTCAGGGTGCTCAATGTTGTTGCTCCAGCCTACTTCCTGTGCATCTCCTTAGTGACCTTCGTCCTCCAGCTCTTTCTCTTCATCCCCAGCATGTTCAAAGACCCTTCCACCACCCCACTTttctctcctgctctgctgcaTGGGGCCCTATTCCTCTTCCTCTCAGCTAATGCCCTGGGGAACTACATCCTTGTGATACAGAACTCCCCTGAGGACCTGGGCAAGTGCCTGAACTCGGGCGGAGGAGCCGAAGTGGTGGCGGACCAGCCGGACGGAAGCAGGTCCCCTTGCTCAGCCTTGCCCAGCACCCACTTCTGTAGACTGTGTGCCAGAGTCACCCAAAGGCATGACCACCACTGTTTCTTCACAGGGAACTGCATCGGGAGCAGGAACATGCGGAACTTTGTCATGTTCTGCCTCTACACCTCATTGGCTTGTCTCGACTCCCTGGTGGCAGGGGTGGCTTACATTTCTGCAGTGCTCTCTATGTCCTTTGCAAACCCACTGGCCTTCCTCACCCTCCTGCCTCACTCCATCAGCCAGTTCTTCTCAG GAGCTCTCCTTAGCTCTGAAATGTTTATCATTCTCATGCTGTACCTCTGGCTTGGAATTGGACTTGCCTGTGCTGGCTTCTGTTCCCACCAGATACTGTTGATTTTACGAGGGCAAACTCGCTACCAGGTGCGGAAGGGGATGGTGGTAAGAGCCCGGCCCTGGAGGAAGAACCTGCAGGATGTCTTTGGGAAGAGGTGGCTAATAGGACTTCTCATTCCTATGCTAAATGTGGGAAGTGACTATCATCACAGGCATAAAGACAAGTAA